The following proteins come from a genomic window of Burkholderia stabilis:
- a CDS encoding HNH endonuclease, translated as MASLFKRPATLTAFDHDDGFDELYDVEDGLGQEVDVPPVQVVPGSLQDLLFSQLVDGLRASMRHTESWMVRYLADQQDGVCAYCGLTLSVTGTRIDGAPRAMADLLVPLALGGSALEENRVLCCAECQNAKGGMDWLGFGRATAPAKLLARRREALLDAANHVLPLSVKGKAAAMDVLERRWAFPRFRVLAQVFGEVGYFGWDLRGLPNERSGEVRARLRFQFGGRDMSQGRFALYEVPLARWFEAAWSLVEENAVLVRPSMTDRERAAFPAFSPLHLDPEDRASLADDGWAEHYERWHVLLTGDRWVQEARRVARWSVQAKPGQRLAQAKQRQVLREKPLTDALARLAVNLDDLRTGKRAPASVPAERTGLAPGAELVGAGSSVPTGLSDGSTVLGPRPSNPARAQRHDKMVARHAAFRDALRAGKPVPPREVEPVAPVEVEPTRAPLPRDVQDRLAVMRERLTARLSTTTPTTSTAATGLTGDARAGAPWGAVGPGVRGEGVADNGGAA; from the coding sequence ATGGCGAGCTTGTTCAAGCGTCCCGCCACCCTGACCGCGTTCGACCACGACGACGGGTTCGATGAGCTGTACGACGTCGAGGACGGCCTGGGCCAGGAGGTCGACGTTCCGCCGGTCCAGGTCGTGCCCGGGTCGTTGCAAGACCTCCTGTTCTCCCAGCTTGTTGACGGCTTGCGCGCGTCGATGCGGCACACCGAGTCGTGGATGGTGCGGTACCTCGCGGACCAGCAAGACGGGGTGTGCGCCTACTGCGGTCTTACCCTGTCGGTCACCGGAACGCGGATCGACGGTGCGCCGCGCGCCATGGCGGACCTGCTGGTGCCGCTGGCCCTGGGCGGTTCCGCGCTGGAGGAGAACCGCGTGCTCTGCTGCGCGGAATGCCAGAACGCCAAGGGTGGGATGGACTGGCTGGGGTTCGGTCGCGCGACCGCCCCGGCCAAACTGTTGGCCCGCCGTCGCGAAGCCCTGCTGGACGCGGCCAACCACGTGCTGCCCCTGTCGGTGAAAGGGAAGGCTGCCGCGATGGACGTGCTGGAGCGGCGTTGGGCCTTCCCTCGGTTCCGTGTCCTGGCCCAGGTGTTCGGGGAGGTCGGGTACTTCGGCTGGGACCTGCGCGGTCTGCCGAACGAGCGGAGCGGTGAGGTCCGGGCCCGCCTGCGTTTTCAGTTCGGCGGGCGCGACATGTCGCAAGGTCGGTTCGCGCTGTACGAGGTGCCCCTCGCCCGGTGGTTCGAGGCGGCCTGGTCGCTGGTGGAGGAAAACGCGGTGCTGGTCCGTCCGTCCATGACCGATCGTGAGCGGGCCGCCTTCCCTGCCTTCAGCCCTTTGCATCTCGATCCCGAGGACCGCGCCAGCCTGGCGGACGATGGGTGGGCGGAGCACTACGAGCGGTGGCACGTGCTGCTCACCGGCGACCGGTGGGTGCAGGAGGCACGACGCGTCGCCCGGTGGTCGGTGCAGGCCAAGCCTGGTCAGCGGTTGGCCCAGGCGAAGCAACGCCAGGTGCTGCGCGAGAAGCCGTTGACCGATGCCCTCGCCCGCCTCGCCGTCAACCTGGACGATCTGCGCACGGGAAAGCGGGCCCCGGCCTCCGTGCCTGCTGAGCGTACGGGGCTGGCCCCTGGTGCGGAGCTGGTGGGTGCCGGTTCGTCGGTGCCCACGGGCCTGTCCGATGGTTCGACCGTTCTTGGTCCCCGCCCGTCGAATCCGGCCCGGGCCCAGCGTCACGACAAGATGGTGGCGCGGCACGCGGCGTTCCGTGATGCCCTTCGTGCGGGGAAGCCCGTGCCCCCGCGCGAGGTGGAACCGGTGGCCCCGGTCGAGGTGGAGCCGACGCGCGCTCCGTTGCCCCGGGACGTGCAGGACCGCCTGGCGGTGATGCGGGAGCGGTTGACCGCCCGGTTGAGCACGACCACCCCGACGACGAGCACCGCGGCCACGGGCCTGACGGGCGATGCGCGAGCGGGTGCTCCCTGGGGTGCGGTCGGACCGGGTGTGCGTGGTGAGGGTGTTGCCGATAATGGAGGTGCCGCATGA
- a CDS encoding IS5-like element ISBmu23 family transposase, translating to MQRQIGFAEAESAGKKRVTKRQRFLAEMEKVVPWSRLLSVIGPYYPKGERGRPPIGLERMLRIYLLQQWYGLSDEGLEDALYDSIAMRAFAGIDLARENVPDATTLLKFRRLLVEHALTRKLFDEIGIELCERGLMMKEGTLVDATIFEAAPSTKNAGKSRDPEMHQTKKGNDWYFGMKAHVGVDADSGLVHSVVTTAANEPDVSQAHALLHGHEQEAFGDAGYTGVDKREEMKGKTVKWHVALKRGKIRAMQEGPLKDLVIAVERTKAQIRARVEHPFHVVKNLFRHRKVRYKGLARNTAQLFSLFALANLVIAKNQLLSTHGSNPSCV from the coding sequence ATGCAGCGGCAGATCGGTTTTGCGGAAGCGGAAAGTGCGGGCAAGAAGCGGGTGACCAAGCGTCAACGCTTTCTGGCCGAGATGGAGAAGGTCGTCCCTTGGTCGCGGCTGCTGTCGGTGATCGGGCCGTATTACCCGAAGGGCGAGCGTGGCCGGCCGCCGATTGGCCTGGAACGGATGCTGCGGATCTACTTGCTGCAGCAGTGGTACGGGTTGTCGGACGAAGGGCTTGAAGATGCGCTCTACGACAGCATCGCGATGCGCGCCTTCGCGGGCATCGACCTGGCGCGCGAGAACGTGCCGGACGCCACCACGCTGTTGAAATTCCGGCGCCTGCTGGTCGAGCACGCACTGACGCGAAAGCTGTTCGACGAGATCGGCATCGAGTTGTGCGAGCGCGGGCTGATGATGAAGGAAGGCACGCTGGTGGATGCGACGATCTTCGAGGCTGCGCCGTCCACGAAGAACGCCGGGAAGAGCCGTGACCCGGAGATGCATCAGACGAAGAAGGGCAACGACTGGTATTTCGGCATGAAGGCCCATGTCGGCGTCGACGCCGACTCGGGTCTGGTGCATAGCGTGGTCACCACGGCGGCCAACGAGCCGGACGTATCGCAGGCCCACGCCCTGCTGCACGGTCATGAGCAGGAAGCGTTTGGCGATGCGGGCTACACCGGCGTGGACAAGCGCGAGGAGATGAAGGGCAAGACGGTGAAGTGGCACGTGGCGCTCAAGCGCGGAAAGATCAGGGCGATGCAGGAAGGTCCGCTGAAGGACCTCGTGATCGCGGTCGAGCGAACCAAGGCGCAGATCCGCGCCCGGGTCGAGCATCCGTTTCATGTCGTGAAGAACCTGTTTCGTCATCGCAAGGTGCGCTACAAGGGTCTAGCCAGGAACACGGCACAGCTGTTCAGTCTGTTCGCGCTGGCGAACCTGGTGATCGCGAAAAATCAGCTGTTGTCGACTCATGGGAGCAATCCGTCATGTGTGTGA
- a CDS encoding TraM recognition domain-containing protein: MKTIALAVLKMLGVPKAQPPKAVEPQPVQPAAPLAEDRALAPFAVPTEIDLTKPLAGQVLLAYTKPGSADGKAPPVELLLTFRDATTSVAVLGGTGTGKTTGAGIPLLKRLHDARVAMLVTDVVKGDYANVCRRLDRTVILGPSSDTMPCNLLAGWSDQKLRDFLTLYSSKVKGGEAYWGSEGVTDAVLIARFIRHVERREPTLADLFHYLNEPLKFVARYKLAHRFQALYTTQEQRDAAEDTLAALRSRETGAYVFSMLHFAKDPSAKKGKTTDIITQVGSAPPTKVSMVTTDDAKIFEQYAWHVASLLTITRPFYENPKLRRAFCADVATGIDWFDLVYVQQQFIVLEMPTHTYGEAALFVAEILRMQYHDVIRASQDFRDALVADGKRVVYGVDRFTGELHDEFQKILTADGSSMDDSNWIDISRGYGHINIVLTQSITSLHGKAKNHFAVEAFVQNCCNVVCLPTIDERTLHYVETLAGRAATTVREHLVTRTGREAFVYFASASMNGGDTWSGLVEIGTSRFPHMRHTVMQEIMARPTLMRAASTAPVAPIEETRVPQSTDEITGRVFCVTTAAINSDGFLDFKKRLTRGGHTITDTVRMKAAKEGVDASGHLAEALDRLDALYPNKGDIVAVVRGGGDVKNGQFDTYNAPESVAALEALRERGVFVVVGVGHSANDDWAIHRACDHVCDVPYHAGEVVAHLLDNLRSASNEADVVLARVGGITLTKGVASDTPEPQPKPLVKPVADDQADASTESGPATAAVEEPINPPWDPLPRVGAVQNVRPAVQPDPFDEPGTPSVASPLAARASAAPSASAESPRALAPAKVKKPSWYAGVGSRDDQDIQRIISELDDPVDGND; encoded by the coding sequence GTGAAGACGATCGCACTGGCGGTACTCAAGATGCTGGGCGTTCCCAAAGCCCAGCCCCCGAAGGCAGTAGAACCCCAACCCGTCCAGCCCGCCGCTCCGTTGGCGGAAGACCGTGCCCTGGCACCCTTTGCCGTTCCCACCGAGATCGACCTGACCAAGCCGCTGGCGGGTCAGGTGCTCCTGGCGTACACCAAGCCGGGATCGGCGGACGGGAAGGCCCCGCCGGTCGAACTCCTCCTGACGTTCCGCGACGCGACCACCTCGGTCGCGGTCTTGGGCGGAACCGGGACGGGCAAGACCACGGGCGCGGGCATCCCGCTGCTGAAGCGGCTGCACGACGCACGCGTGGCGATGCTCGTGACCGACGTGGTGAAGGGCGACTATGCGAACGTCTGCCGGCGCCTGGACCGCACCGTGATCCTGGGTCCGTCCAGCGACACCATGCCCTGCAACCTGCTGGCGGGCTGGTCCGATCAGAAGCTGCGGGATTTCCTGACGCTGTACAGCTCGAAGGTGAAGGGCGGTGAGGCTTACTGGGGGAGCGAGGGCGTGACCGACGCGGTGCTGATCGCACGGTTCATCCGCCACGTCGAGCGCCGGGAGCCCACGCTGGCGGACCTGTTCCACTACCTCAACGAGCCGTTGAAGTTCGTGGCGCGCTACAAGCTGGCCCACCGGTTCCAGGCGCTCTACACCACCCAGGAGCAGCGGGACGCGGCGGAGGACACGCTGGCGGCGCTGCGCTCCCGGGAGACCGGGGCCTACGTGTTCTCCATGCTGCACTTCGCCAAGGACCCGTCGGCGAAGAAGGGCAAGACCACCGACATCATCACTCAGGTGGGCAGCGCGCCCCCGACCAAGGTTTCCATGGTGACGACGGACGACGCCAAGATTTTCGAGCAGTACGCCTGGCACGTGGCCAGCCTGCTGACCATCACCCGTCCGTTCTACGAGAACCCGAAACTTCGCCGGGCCTTCTGCGCGGACGTGGCCACCGGGATCGACTGGTTCGACCTGGTGTACGTACAGCAGCAGTTCATCGTCCTGGAAATGCCCACCCACACCTACGGCGAGGCCGCCCTGTTCGTCGCCGAGATCCTGCGGATGCAATACCACGACGTCATCCGCGCCTCACAGGACTTCCGGGACGCCCTGGTGGCGGACGGCAAGCGCGTGGTCTACGGCGTGGACCGTTTCACCGGCGAGCTGCACGACGAGTTCCAGAAGATCCTGACGGCGGACGGGTCCAGCATGGACGATTCCAACTGGATCGACATTTCCCGGGGCTACGGCCACATCAACATCGTCCTGACCCAGAGCATCACCTCGCTGCACGGCAAGGCCAAGAACCACTTCGCGGTCGAGGCGTTCGTCCAGAACTGCTGCAACGTTGTGTGCCTGCCGACGATCGACGAGCGCACGCTGCACTACGTCGAGACCCTGGCCGGGCGCGCGGCGACCACCGTGCGCGAGCACCTGGTGACCCGCACGGGCCGCGAGGCGTTCGTCTACTTCGCCAGCGCGTCCATGAACGGCGGCGACACCTGGTCGGGCCTGGTGGAGATCGGCACCTCGCGGTTCCCGCACATGCGGCACACCGTCATGCAGGAGATCATGGCTCGCCCGACGCTGATGCGCGCAGCGAGCACCGCTCCGGTTGCGCCGATCGAGGAGACCCGGGTTCCCCAATCGACGGACGAGATCACCGGTCGGGTGTTCTGCGTGACCACGGCGGCGATCAACTCGGACGGGTTCCTGGACTTCAAGAAGCGGTTGACCCGGGGCGGCCACACGATCACGGACACCGTCCGGATGAAGGCGGCGAAGGAAGGCGTGGACGCCAGCGGCCACCTGGCGGAGGCGCTGGACCGGCTGGACGCGCTGTACCCGAACAAGGGCGACATCGTGGCGGTCGTGCGCGGAGGTGGGGACGTGAAGAACGGGCAGTTCGACACCTACAACGCGCCGGAAAGCGTGGCGGCCCTGGAAGCCCTGCGCGAGCGCGGGGTCTTCGTGGTGGTGGGCGTCGGGCACAGCGCGAACGACGACTGGGCGATTCACCGGGCGTGCGACCACGTGTGCGACGTGCCCTACCACGCCGGCGAGGTGGTGGCGCACCTGCTCGACAACCTGCGGTCGGCGTCGAACGAGGCGGACGTGGTGCTCGCCCGAGTGGGCGGCATCACGCTGACCAAGGGCGTCGCCAGCGACACGCCGGAACCGCAACCCAAGCCGCTGGTGAAGCCGGTGGCGGACGACCAGGCGGACGCTTCGACGGAAAGCGGGCCGGCCACCGCAGCGGTCGAGGAACCGATCAACCCGCCTTGGGACCCGCTCCCGCGCGTCGGGGCGGTGCAGAACGTCCGGCCGGCGGTCCAGCCCGATCCGTTCGACGAACCCGGCACCCCGTCCGTGGCCAGTCCCCTGGCGGCCCGTGCGTCAGCAGCACCGTCCGCTTCGGCGGAATCGCCCCGTGCCCTGGCACCTGCTAAGGTGAAGAAGCCGAGCTGGTACGCCGGGGTGGGCTCGCGGGACGACCAGGACATTCAGCGGATCATTTCCGAGCTGGACGACCCGGTCGACGGCAACGACTGA
- a CDS encoding type IV secretory system conjugative DNA transfer family protein — protein sequence MAMPVHYAWNHVPRWLPSDQPYRLLGPAFTLGALAAAATWSGTVALEWAVAGHTGLLGGVSHMGLGEHAVYWLKTAAHAFMWKRRPFAADVAAYQAALDQLNWWLIKGKMLLATLPAAGVFAALVNKMAVLHCDTKHLSGMEYHGGKDAMAKATLAVHELNGEGAEGFLPVHPGLPALSESIWAKSMMVLGSAGAGKTAMLTWLFRAAMEGRHHLLVVDVKGDLSFVFEQLNKMLGGRSREIAIIGMFNKGDAAWAIGDDLRTDQDAVSFAIAQIPESKDPMWSNGARGVLRVVVLSLIHEYRQARREARARGLEAPPAWHWGHLAQRVQAPMKQIYEWALKYDPMVAAIIEDFERSATIKSFEITMRNFAQPIIAMGQAWGDELPGEPKRRRVSLLRYVKGMDKPGYNGVRTIVLRNNQRYSDMAQGYIRAMHAFVTDAVMDLGTGQGGKAARNLIVFLDEFAAMGKVESIYKALEMGRSYGLKHILAAQTESALIEIYGEHGLKRIQGNTALKIYGLAADPAQAADITNTFPKRRVQRLIRGTAAKKGQPATEDVYEEADAVVMSADILSSQRRMGPQGRKGVRAIVRLGDGLYHLLWPFAPSDVVPRAPVKLDLKLSSWLTGGKVAPFTDYAPKAGWPEVTEKQPVPAEVPAPVGGSGGADLLESFGLMDGAPADEAKHGPEAVAEPPTTTLADRPLSAMELYELEMQRKKETVVQTVEVDVERDSEEYQHAMVDAANLQREQERRGDWHDPGEMDESASLLLEAVAGQVAEAVIPGGHLVLEGLKLAEGAQGPAKNVENVIDNQTGEVRTVTVVAPKKQITTVRQVSVRTQAPENEPERSL from the coding sequence ATGGCCATGCCAGTCCACTACGCTTGGAACCACGTGCCGCGCTGGTTGCCATCGGACCAACCGTACCGCCTGCTGGGTCCCGCGTTCACGCTGGGCGCTCTCGCAGCCGCGGCAACCTGGAGCGGCACCGTCGCGCTCGAGTGGGCGGTAGCGGGGCACACCGGCCTGCTGGGCGGTGTCTCCCACATGGGGCTCGGGGAGCACGCGGTCTACTGGCTGAAAACCGCCGCCCACGCGTTCATGTGGAAGCGTCGCCCGTTCGCGGCGGACGTTGCCGCCTACCAGGCAGCGCTCGACCAACTGAACTGGTGGCTCATCAAAGGGAAGATGCTGCTCGCCACCTTGCCGGCCGCTGGCGTGTTCGCCGCGCTGGTGAACAAGATGGCGGTGCTCCATTGCGACACCAAGCACCTGTCCGGCATGGAGTACCACGGCGGCAAGGATGCCATGGCGAAGGCGACGCTGGCCGTCCATGAGTTGAACGGCGAGGGCGCGGAGGGGTTCCTCCCGGTTCACCCGGGACTGCCCGCCTTATCGGAGTCGATCTGGGCCAAATCCATGATGGTGCTGGGCTCGGCGGGTGCCGGTAAGACGGCGATGCTCACCTGGTTGTTCCGGGCAGCGATGGAGGGCCGCCATCACCTGCTGGTGGTGGACGTCAAGGGCGACCTGTCGTTCGTGTTCGAGCAACTGAACAAGATGCTCGGCGGGCGGTCGCGCGAGATCGCGATCATCGGCATGTTCAACAAGGGCGACGCGGCCTGGGCCATCGGCGATGACCTGCGCACCGACCAGGACGCCGTGTCGTTCGCCATCGCGCAGATCCCGGAGTCGAAGGACCCGATGTGGTCGAACGGTGCGCGCGGCGTTCTGCGGGTGGTGGTGCTGTCCCTGATCCACGAGTACCGTCAGGCGCGGCGTGAAGCGCGGGCGCGCGGGCTGGAGGCGCCGCCGGCATGGCACTGGGGCCACTTGGCGCAACGCGTGCAGGCCCCGATGAAGCAGATCTACGAGTGGGCATTGAAGTACGACCCCATGGTGGCGGCCATCATCGAAGACTTCGAGCGCTCGGCCACCATCAAGTCGTTTGAAATCACCATGCGCAACTTCGCGCAGCCCATCATCGCAATGGGTCAGGCCTGGGGCGACGAGCTGCCGGGCGAACCGAAGCGTCGACGCGTGTCCCTGCTGCGCTACGTGAAGGGGATGGACAAGCCGGGCTACAACGGTGTTCGGACCATCGTCCTGCGGAACAACCAGCGGTACAGCGACATGGCCCAGGGCTACATCCGGGCGATGCACGCGTTCGTCACCGACGCGGTGATGGACCTGGGCACTGGCCAGGGCGGTAAGGCGGCCCGCAACCTGATCGTGTTCCTCGACGAGTTCGCGGCGATGGGCAAGGTCGAGAGCATCTACAAGGCGTTGGAGATGGGCCGCAGTTACGGGCTGAAGCACATTCTGGCCGCGCAGACCGAGAGTGCCCTGATCGAGATCTACGGGGAGCACGGGCTCAAGCGGATCCAGGGCAACACCGCGTTGAAGATCTACGGCCTGGCGGCAGACCCCGCGCAGGCGGCGGACATCACCAACACCTTCCCGAAGCGGCGGGTGCAGAGGTTGATCCGTGGCACCGCGGCGAAGAAGGGGCAGCCGGCGACGGAGGACGTCTACGAAGAGGCCGACGCCGTCGTGATGTCGGCGGACATCCTGTCCTCGCAGCGACGCATGGGCCCCCAGGGGCGCAAGGGCGTGCGTGCGATCGTCCGGCTGGGGGACGGCCTGTACCACCTGCTCTGGCCGTTCGCCCCGTCCGACGTGGTGCCCCGCGCTCCGGTGAAGCTCGACCTGAAACTGTCGTCCTGGCTCACCGGCGGGAAGGTGGCCCCATTCACGGACTACGCGCCGAAAGCGGGGTGGCCCGAGGTCACCGAGAAGCAGCCGGTTCCGGCGGAAGTGCCCGCGCCCGTTGGCGGGTCTGGCGGTGCGGACCTGCTCGAATCGTTCGGCCTGATGGACGGTGCGCCGGCGGACGAGGCGAAGCACGGACCCGAGGCGGTGGCAGAACCCCCGACCACCACTCTGGCCGACCGCCCACTGTCCGCGATGGAGCTGTACGAGCTGGAAATGCAGCGGAAGAAGGAGACGGTGGTGCAGACCGTGGAGGTGGACGTCGAACGCGACAGCGAGGAGTACCAGCACGCCATGGTCGACGCCGCGAACCTGCAGCGGGAGCAGGAACGCCGCGGCGACTGGCACGACCCGGGCGAGATGGACGAGTCGGCCTCCCTCCTGCTCGAAGCGGTCGCGGGCCAGGTGGCGGAGGCGGTGATCCCCGGTGGGCACCTGGTCCTGGAAGGCTTGAAGCTCGCCGAGGGCGCGCAGGGCCCGGCGAAGAACGTGGAGAACGTGATCGACAACCAGACCGGCGAGGTCCGCACGGTGACGGTGGTCGCGCCGAAGAAGCAGATCACCACCGTCCGGCAGGTGTCGGTGCGCACGCAGGCCCCGGAGAACGAGCCCGAGCGCTCGCTCTGA
- the mobF gene encoding MobF family relaxase, whose amino-acid sequence MVTMMALSPKGHDKNGNNIINYFLAKEARYYVNEVTGKIENQTTWMGKGAEALGLKGEVSEEVLLNLLNGKLPDGAKGVQNVGRGGRRAAFDMCATAEKTVSMLMADPTNTPEEREAIIQAHKHAARMMIKFVESELYARVGAQGNEIVRNVGMIAAEVTHYSNRDLDPNLHSHYIVMNMVHSIGPDGKERVTTFENSTLMAIKHAAGAIYRNQLAHEIQELGYQVNKHIQLNAKGRETGDVFFRVAGIDEESRNAHSKRRMDILAYMEAHPEVTEDQAAERTRKDKDEPSIQELREIWKREFEERRQRNPNAYQSVAALKNPEVVSNLGHKDMEPVKGQEKQQDMTPKSDDEILKTVHVASSLFTRYELMKQVAFEYVGRMDMRGVLEKTNAILDDAKRVLAFEHDPKTGVARYASQAMVDLEAGIIKKAAARADEQSIRLTKEQVDAGLAKFQAKNPHLKLNAEQEGSVRYICSDTGGNAIISGRAGTGKTTSFIATKITWEEAGGKLIGVSESWKAAKKLQSESGVESYSTRTTLHRIKNGKLPLDSKTMLIIDEAGMQTSQSIAEMQDLCDKAGAKLVLMGDHLQLQPVGAGSGFRIMQARIQDHALKEIRRQREERDRVTANMLYDERDGQKIFERYLANGHIRTSETELEARAALVRDYFKTEGQGEPETVKLMVGGELREVDMSVRDKVVFSAGDKALGIHANDTGVVKGMELNENGEGFLIEVEVTPADLSQKKHTVSIDTTQFNEFNRDYAQTLVICGTNREVQQVNEDIRQGFKERGLLGEDHRVRLIVNEEWRQVMLATGDKVVFSEKHDELGVSNGEGGVITQLRPSDDKKSHIMTIRLVSDIAEQNGRYVTFDTKDVPDVELGFAGTVHKSQGQSIDKVLHLVGPAGLHMVNNQSALVAMTRMKTEYGIYGLDEDLLGRIDEDGTRRGGIAQALTEQALNVTTMDVKQITREEAKEIRPQQRGASRRLEPIKIPAHLEAELATSRTEEREALKARGIAQAAESEEASRRRLAGDPQHAADLRARAAVNEREATATQAQSGFVASMTQLNARKAAARAAYEARQKAEAQAVAKRAAEQAAQQAATRALPPTPAQEQQRKLEAERSLRRERDYEYDYGRSR is encoded by the coding sequence ATGGTCACGATGATGGCGCTCAGCCCGAAAGGGCACGATAAGAACGGGAACAACATCATTAACTATTTCCTGGCCAAGGAAGCCCGGTATTACGTCAACGAGGTGACGGGGAAGATCGAGAACCAGACGACCTGGATGGGCAAGGGGGCGGAGGCGCTGGGGCTGAAGGGCGAGGTGAGTGAGGAGGTGCTGCTGAACCTGCTGAACGGCAAGCTCCCGGACGGGGCGAAGGGCGTGCAGAACGTGGGCCGTGGCGGCCGTCGTGCGGCGTTCGACATGTGCGCCACCGCGGAGAAGACGGTCTCCATGCTGATGGCGGACCCGACGAACACGCCGGAGGAGCGGGAAGCGATCATCCAGGCGCACAAGCACGCAGCACGGATGATGATCAAGTTCGTGGAATCCGAGCTGTACGCACGGGTTGGGGCGCAGGGCAATGAGATCGTCCGCAACGTCGGCATGATCGCGGCCGAGGTCACGCATTACTCGAACCGCGACCTCGACCCGAACCTTCACTCGCACTACATTGTCATGAACATGGTGCACTCGATCGGCCCCGACGGGAAGGAACGGGTGACCACGTTCGAGAACAGCACCCTGATGGCGATCAAGCACGCGGCCGGCGCCATCTACCGCAACCAGCTCGCGCACGAGATCCAGGAGCTGGGCTACCAGGTCAACAAGCACATCCAGCTCAACGCGAAAGGTCGCGAGACCGGTGACGTATTCTTCCGTGTGGCGGGGATCGACGAGGAAAGCCGCAACGCGCACAGCAAGCGCCGCATGGACATCCTGGCGTACATGGAGGCCCATCCCGAGGTCACCGAGGACCAGGCCGCCGAGCGCACCCGCAAGGACAAGGACGAGCCGTCCATCCAGGAGCTGCGGGAAATCTGGAAGCGGGAGTTTGAGGAGCGCCGGCAGCGGAACCCGAACGCCTACCAGTCCGTGGCTGCGTTGAAGAACCCGGAGGTCGTGTCGAACCTGGGCCACAAGGACATGGAGCCGGTGAAGGGCCAGGAGAAGCAGCAGGACATGACCCCGAAGTCGGACGACGAGATCCTCAAGACCGTCCACGTGGCGTCGTCCCTGTTCACCCGCTACGAGCTGATGAAGCAGGTCGCGTTCGAATACGTGGGCCGGATGGACATGCGCGGCGTGCTCGAGAAGACCAACGCCATCCTGGACGACGCGAAGCGCGTCCTGGCGTTCGAGCACGACCCGAAGACCGGCGTGGCGCGGTACGCCTCCCAGGCCATGGTGGACCTGGAGGCTGGGATCATCAAGAAGGCCGCGGCGCGTGCGGACGAGCAGTCGATCCGCCTGACCAAGGAGCAGGTCGACGCCGGCCTGGCGAAGTTCCAGGCGAAGAACCCGCACCTCAAGCTCAACGCCGAGCAGGAGGGCAGCGTCCGCTACATCTGCTCGGACACCGGTGGCAACGCGATCATCTCGGGCCGCGCGGGCACGGGCAAGACCACGTCCTTCATCGCCACGAAGATCACGTGGGAGGAGGCCGGGGGCAAGCTCATCGGCGTGTCCGAATCCTGGAAGGCGGCCAAGAAGCTGCAGAGCGAGAGCGGGGTGGAGAGCTACTCGACCCGCACGACCCTGCACCGGATCAAGAACGGCAAGCTCCCGCTGGACAGCAAGACCATGCTGATCATCGACGAGGCCGGCATGCAGACCTCCCAGAGCATCGCGGAAATGCAGGACTTGTGCGACAAGGCCGGGGCCAAGCTGGTGCTCATGGGCGACCACCTGCAGTTGCAGCCGGTGGGTGCCGGGTCGGGCTTCCGGATCATGCAGGCGCGGATTCAGGACCACGCGCTGAAGGAGATCCGCCGTCAGCGCGAGGAGCGCGACCGGGTAACGGCCAACATGCTGTACGACGAGCGCGATGGCCAGAAGATTTTCGAACGCTACCTGGCCAATGGCCACATCCGCACCTCGGAGACCGAGCTGGAGGCTCGTGCGGCGCTGGTGCGCGACTACTTCAAGACCGAGGGCCAGGGCGAGCCCGAGACCGTCAAGCTCATGGTGGGCGGTGAGCTGCGTGAGGTGGACATGTCGGTGCGCGACAAGGTGGTGTTCAGCGCGGGCGACAAGGCCTTGGGCATCCACGCGAACGACACCGGCGTGGTGAAGGGTATGGAGCTGAACGAGAACGGTGAGGGGTTCCTGATCGAGGTGGAGGTCACCCCCGCCGACCTGAGCCAGAAGAAGCACACGGTGTCGATCGACACCACCCAGTTCAACGAGTTCAACCGGGACTACGCGCAGACGTTGGTGATCTGCGGGACCAACCGTGAGGTACAGCAGGTGAACGAAGACATCCGGCAGGGATTCAAGGAGCGGGGCCTCCTCGGCGAGGACCATCGCGTACGGCTGATCGTCAACGAGGAGTGGCGTCAGGTGATGCTGGCCACCGGGGACAAGGTGGTGTTCAGCGAAAAGCACGACGAACTGGGCGTGTCGAACGGCGAGGGCGGCGTCATCACCCAGCTCCGCCCGTCCGACGACAAGAAGAGCCACATCATGACCATTCGGTTGGTGTCGGACATCGCGGAGCAGAACGGGCGGTACGTTACGTTCGACACCAAGGACGTGCCGGACGTCGAGCTGGGGTTCGCCGGCACCGTCCACAAATCCCAGGGTCAGTCGATCGACAAGGTACTCCACCTGGTCGGTCCCGCCGGTCTGCACATGGTGAACAACCAGTCGGCGCTGGTGGCGATGACCCGGATGAAGACCGAGTACGGCATCTACGGGCTGGACGAGGACCTGCTGGGTCGGATCGACGAGGACGGCACCCGCCGCGGCGGGATCGCCCAGGCCCTCACCGAGCAGGCCCTGAACGTCACCACCATGGACGTGAAGCAGATCACCCGCGAGGAGGCGAAGGAGATCCGTCCGCAGCAGCGCGGGGCGTCCCGTCGTCTCGAACCGATCAAGATCCCTGCTCACCTGGAGGCCGAGCTGGCCACGTCCCGGACCGAGGAACGCGAGGCGCTGAAGGCCCGCGGGATCGCCCAGGCGGCGGAAAGCGAGGAAGCGTCGCGCCGTCGGCTGGCCGGCGACCC